In the Arthrobacter sp. 31Y genome, one interval contains:
- a CDS encoding alpha/beta hydrolase: MKSAPRRSAGTPSRDRSAQHEAGGGLAGGGAAGRSSRRGFAAMCVALASMLVLSACTVPFLPPPTAQPSTSTVDPSIAASAPEGLEKYYSQSVEWSSCEDGFHCGKVQVPKDYANPASGDITLSVIKLPSTGNKQGSILVNPGGPGGSGVDFVKDAGNTHFTEKLRANYDVVGFDPRGVGRSAPVTCMTDAERDAAREKVFRKNTDEGLAAALAFNKSFAEQCAQQTGDVLEHIDTVSAAKDLDVLRAVSNDAKLNYLGFSYGTFLGSTYASLFPDNVGRVVLDGAVDPAITNEELTAGQARAFEKALSTYVSSCQRQQQCPLSGSVDNGVQEIRDLITAVDQNPQTAKDGRLVTANDFVNGLILPLYNDQSWPALTQALDSAFAGDVSQMMRLADLGADREPNGTYSSNSAFAFQAINCLDYPMVTDTAAMRAEEVRLMQESPTFGAFFAYGGVSCKDWPYPSTRTPAPVEYNGSAPIVVVGTTGDPATPLEWSQSLRKQLENASLVTWEGEGHTAYGRANSCVSTAVDDYFVDGKLPQDGLKC, encoded by the coding sequence ATGAAGTCCGCACCCCGCCGGTCCGCCGGTACCCCTTCCAGGGACCGGTCTGCCCAGCACGAAGCGGGTGGTGGTTTGGCGGGTGGGGGTGCTGCGGGGCGCAGCTCCCGCCGCGGGTTTGCGGCAATGTGTGTTGCGCTTGCGTCCATGCTGGTACTGAGCGCGTGCACCGTTCCGTTCTTGCCGCCTCCAACGGCCCAGCCGTCCACCAGCACGGTGGATCCGTCCATCGCCGCCTCAGCTCCTGAGGGCCTGGAGAAGTACTACTCGCAGTCGGTGGAGTGGAGCTCGTGCGAGGATGGCTTCCACTGTGGCAAGGTCCAGGTACCTAAGGACTACGCCAATCCGGCCTCCGGGGACATCACGCTTTCTGTCATTAAGCTGCCCAGCACCGGCAATAAGCAGGGGTCAATCCTGGTAAATCCCGGCGGGCCCGGCGGCTCGGGCGTGGATTTCGTCAAGGACGCAGGCAACACCCACTTCACGGAGAAGTTGCGTGCCAACTACGATGTGGTCGGTTTCGATCCCAGGGGTGTGGGTCGCTCCGCTCCGGTGACCTGCATGACCGATGCCGAGCGTGATGCCGCCCGCGAAAAGGTGTTCCGCAAGAACACTGACGAAGGACTTGCCGCCGCGCTTGCCTTCAACAAGTCATTCGCGGAACAGTGCGCCCAGCAGACCGGCGACGTCCTGGAACACATAGATACCGTGAGCGCTGCCAAGGACCTGGATGTGCTGCGCGCGGTGTCAAACGATGCCAAGCTCAACTACCTCGGTTTCTCCTACGGCACCTTCCTGGGCTCCACTTATGCGTCACTCTTCCCGGACAACGTGGGCCGCGTGGTCCTTGACGGTGCCGTGGACCCGGCCATCACCAACGAGGAGCTGACGGCCGGCCAGGCTCGTGCCTTCGAAAAAGCCCTGAGCACTTACGTGTCCAGCTGCCAACGACAGCAACAATGCCCCCTGAGCGGGTCCGTTGACAACGGTGTCCAGGAAATCCGGGACCTCATCACGGCTGTGGACCAGAACCCGCAGACGGCCAAAGACGGCCGGCTGGTGACCGCCAACGACTTCGTCAACGGTCTCATCCTGCCCCTTTACAACGACCAAAGCTGGCCAGCCCTGACCCAAGCACTGGACAGCGCCTTTGCCGGTGACGTGTCCCAGATGATGCGGCTGGCGGATCTTGGCGCAGACCGCGAACCCAACGGCACGTACAGCTCCAACTCCGCCTTCGCGTTCCAAGCCATCAACTGCCTGGACTACCCGATGGTGACAGACACCGCCGCCATGCGGGCCGAGGAAGTCCGCCTCATGCAGGAATCCCCCACGTTTGGCGCTTTCTTTGCCTACGGCGGCGTCAGCTGCAAGGACTGGCCCTACCCCAGCACCCGCACCCCGGCGCCGGTGGAATACAACGGATCTGCACCCATCGTGGTGGTAGGCACCACCGGCGACCCCGCAACTCCGCTCGAGTGGTCCCAGTCGCTGCGCAAGCAGCTGGAGAATGCCTCCCTCGTCACGTGGGAAGGTGAGGGTCACACAGCCTACGGCCGTGCGAACTCCTGCGTCAGCACCGCCGTCGACGACTACTTTGTTGACGGCAAACTGCCCCAGGACGGCCTCAAGTGCTAG
- a CDS encoding DUF2516 family protein, with protein MDGKLLIAYVTSGVYWILGLVALALELWAFADCLRHKPTLFVAASKRTKLFWLALTGVALAIGGLTVLTGGSGLGLFGIAAVTAACVYLADVRPALREAGSGGNRNVGPYGPW; from the coding sequence GTGGACGGAAAACTTTTGATCGCTTACGTTACCAGCGGGGTTTATTGGATCCTTGGCTTGGTGGCACTTGCCCTGGAACTGTGGGCCTTCGCGGACTGCCTGCGCCATAAGCCCACGCTGTTCGTGGCGGCGTCAAAGCGCACCAAGTTGTTCTGGTTGGCGCTTACTGGCGTGGCGTTGGCGATCGGCGGCCTGACCGTACTGACGGGCGGCAGCGGCCTTGGATTGTTCGGCATCGCAGCTGTTACCGCAGCTTGCGTGTACCTTGCCGATGTCCGTCCCGCCCTGCGCGAGGCCGGCAGCGGCGGAAACCGCAATGTGGGTCCTTACGGACCCTGGTAA
- a CDS encoding DUF6226 family protein has protein sequence MGEIEDLFDGPASGLPAPLSNKAVLNGRTVLSGRTARYRPAVEARAPIKHLAGYAPFVAFCESGGAPAGQLASDVSALLAFLRTNIGDISAEPGLSEAATIFVGNVIAAMRPEAHWTVMADGSREVGTRDMTITVDRLVDGLREADDGMVAGLLTQLAEWAAEEPDGPALPALRPVPSGQAREPFVRPELPSRDYRNADGEAIGYGNRWGADSPPADSYSVETHGERFEGLHKVARALIEYLESEYDVDVSWDAAHAADVSMNTDEVIDVARLTPRDPLAAPLTFVVTGSPGVVVHAGALHDFPFPICGCDACDETAESEASRLETLVLGVAAGGYGERYPVGRKKWAEYALFAADGSGNESGSSPRGATTAQLAAAEERLRAVPDGWRPWPLKRSGTSTRVSGPGPA, from the coding sequence ATGGGGGAAATTGAAGATCTTTTTGATGGGCCTGCATCTGGACTGCCAGCACCGCTTTCCAACAAAGCCGTGCTGAATGGACGGACTGTGCTGTCTGGACGGACTGCCCGGTATCGGCCGGCGGTGGAGGCAAGGGCTCCCATCAAGCACCTTGCCGGTTACGCGCCCTTCGTGGCGTTCTGCGAAAGCGGGGGAGCTCCCGCTGGGCAGCTCGCCTCCGACGTGAGCGCGTTGCTGGCATTCTTGCGCACCAACATCGGCGACATCTCAGCTGAACCCGGGCTGAGCGAGGCCGCCACCATTTTCGTTGGGAACGTCATTGCGGCCATGCGCCCGGAAGCGCACTGGACAGTGATGGCGGACGGATCCCGCGAAGTAGGCACCCGCGACATGACGATCACGGTGGACCGCTTGGTCGACGGGCTGCGGGAGGCCGACGACGGAATGGTGGCCGGCCTCCTCACGCAACTTGCCGAGTGGGCGGCTGAGGAGCCGGACGGTCCCGCGCTCCCCGCGTTGCGACCGGTCCCCAGCGGGCAAGCCCGTGAACCATTTGTGCGGCCGGAGCTGCCCTCACGTGACTATCGCAATGCTGACGGCGAAGCGATCGGATATGGGAACCGATGGGGCGCAGATAGCCCACCCGCGGACTCCTACAGCGTGGAAACTCACGGGGAACGATTCGAGGGGCTCCACAAGGTGGCCCGGGCTTTGATCGAGTATCTGGAGAGCGAGTACGACGTCGATGTCAGCTGGGATGCGGCCCACGCGGCGGACGTGTCCATGAATACCGACGAGGTGATCGACGTCGCGCGTCTTACACCTCGGGACCCACTCGCCGCTCCGCTGACGTTCGTGGTGACTGGTTCCCCGGGGGTGGTGGTCCACGCGGGTGCGCTGCACGACTTTCCGTTCCCTATCTGCGGCTGCGACGCTTGTGACGAGACTGCTGAGAGCGAAGCGTCCCGCTTGGAGACGTTGGTCCTTGGTGTTGCAGCGGGCGGCTACGGCGAACGCTACCCCGTGGGCCGGAAGAAGTGGGCGGAGTACGCGCTCTTCGCTGCAGACGGATCCGGCAACGAAAGCGGCTCTAGTCCTCGGGGAGCCACAACCGCTCAACTCGCCGCCGCTGAGGAGCGGCTCCGAGCCGTCCCGGACGGGTGGAGGCCATGGCCACTCAAGAGGAGCGGGACGTCTACTCGTGTTTCGGGGCCAGGGCCCGCCTAG
- a CDS encoding class I SAM-dependent methyltransferase — protein sequence MVQKAERVGSPRSRGGKPVGNITRGTTNPNRMRRLDRWLAGPQAWRLRAAVDPLVVDLGYGSSPTTAVELFERLQAVRPDVRVCGIEIEPERVRTAKALERPGLSFHVGGFEVPVPGDPVLVRAFNVLRQYEEADVAGIWRLVQSRLAPGGLFIDGTCDEIGRRVTWVALDAEHPLSLSFSVRFGSFELPSEVAERLPKALIHRNVPGEPIHAFLQAMDKAWLEAAPLASFGNRQRWTGMCRSLRDAGWPLQDGPARWRLGEVTVAWDAVAPQ from the coding sequence GTGGTGCAAAAAGCGGAACGGGTGGGCTCTCCCCGGAGTCGGGGCGGGAAGCCCGTTGGCAACATCACCCGCGGCACCACCAATCCCAACCGGATGCGCCGCCTGGACCGCTGGCTTGCCGGGCCGCAGGCGTGGAGGCTTCGCGCCGCCGTCGACCCCCTTGTGGTGGACCTGGGCTACGGCTCATCGCCAACCACCGCCGTCGAGCTTTTCGAACGGTTGCAGGCCGTCAGACCCGATGTCCGGGTCTGTGGAATCGAAATCGAGCCGGAGCGCGTACGGACTGCCAAAGCCCTTGAACGGCCCGGGCTCAGTTTTCACGTGGGAGGCTTCGAAGTCCCCGTCCCCGGTGACCCGGTGCTGGTCCGAGCCTTCAACGTGCTGCGCCAATATGAGGAAGCGGACGTCGCCGGGATCTGGCGGCTGGTGCAATCACGGTTGGCGCCCGGCGGGCTGTTCATTGACGGCACGTGCGACGAAATCGGCCGACGCGTCACGTGGGTGGCTTTGGACGCCGAACACCCTTTGAGCCTCAGTTTTTCCGTGCGGTTCGGCAGTTTCGAGTTGCCATCCGAGGTGGCGGAGCGGCTACCCAAAGCCCTGATCCACCGGAACGTGCCGGGTGAACCCATCCACGCGTTCCTGCAGGCCATGGATAAGGCGTGGCTGGAGGCGGCGCCGCTGGCCTCGTTCGGAAACCGGCAACGCTGGACGGGTATGTGCCGTTCCCTACGCGACGCCGGGTGGCCGCTTCAGGATGGTCCGGCGAGGTGGCGGTTGGGTGAAGTGACGGTGGCGTGGGACGCGGTGGCGCCTCAGTGA
- a CDS encoding amidohydrolase: MTSTATALQLDTHQTAKLHALYRHLHAHPELSMQEFATATLIEEQLDGLGIEHFRCGGTGVVGILRNGDGPVVAFRADSDGLPIEEATGLDYASTDTGTLPDGTTVPVMHGCGHDTHVASLLGAVEVLAGSRDAWSGTLVLIFQPGEETAAGALAMLDDGLWDKAPRPEVVFGQHVMPRPVGTVAISSGPVAAMADSLRVTVYGQQSHGSQPQDSIDPIVMAAHMVTRLQGIVSRELDPRKSAVVTVGTFHAGLKENIIPASAEFTLNIRTFDEDVRGQVLAAVRRIIEAEAAASGAPKPDIEEMYRFPQCFNDPDAVPSVIEALRLALGPEAVEITPPMMGSEDFGHLGTAIGVPSVFWMFGGTPTAGHDGPGPIPVNHSPYFAPELEGSLAGGVSAAVAVLMSRLG, from the coding sequence ATGACGTCAACAGCCACAGCCCTTCAGCTCGATACCCACCAGACCGCCAAGCTCCACGCGTTGTACCGGCACCTTCACGCGCATCCGGAACTGTCCATGCAGGAGTTCGCAACGGCCACGCTGATCGAGGAGCAATTGGATGGCCTGGGCATTGAGCATTTCCGCTGCGGTGGGACCGGTGTGGTGGGAATCCTGCGAAACGGTGATGGTCCCGTGGTGGCCTTCCGTGCCGATTCCGATGGCCTGCCCATCGAAGAGGCCACCGGGCTGGACTACGCCAGCACGGACACGGGCACACTGCCTGATGGCACCACGGTCCCGGTGATGCACGGCTGCGGGCACGACACCCACGTGGCCAGCCTGCTGGGTGCCGTCGAGGTGCTTGCCGGCAGCCGGGACGCTTGGTCCGGGACCCTGGTGCTGATCTTCCAGCCCGGCGAGGAGACTGCCGCCGGTGCGCTGGCCATGCTCGACGACGGACTGTGGGACAAGGCCCCGCGGCCGGAGGTGGTCTTCGGGCAGCATGTCATGCCCCGGCCGGTGGGTACTGTTGCGATTTCCAGCGGGCCGGTGGCAGCGATGGCGGATTCGCTCAGGGTCACGGTTTACGGCCAGCAGTCCCATGGCTCGCAGCCGCAGGATTCCATTGATCCCATCGTGATGGCCGCGCACATGGTCACCCGGCTGCAGGGCATTGTGTCCCGCGAGCTGGATCCGCGGAAGTCCGCCGTCGTCACCGTGGGCACGTTCCACGCGGGCCTCAAAGAAAACATCATCCCTGCCTCGGCCGAGTTCACCCTCAACATCCGAACTTTCGACGAGGACGTCCGCGGCCAGGTTCTGGCCGCCGTTCGCCGCATCATCGAGGCAGAGGCCGCCGCATCCGGGGCACCGAAGCCGGACATTGAGGAGATGTACCGCTTCCCGCAGTGCTTCAACGATCCCGACGCCGTTCCTTCCGTCATCGAGGCCCTGCGGCTTGCGCTTGGCCCTGAGGCTGTGGAGATCACGCCTCCGATGATGGGCAGCGAGGACTTCGGGCACTTGGGCACCGCAATCGGAGTGCCGTCCGTGTTCTGGATGTTCGGCGGCACACCAACGGCCGGACATGACGGACCTGGTCCCATTCCAGTCAACCATTCGCCGTACTTCGCGCCCGAGCTGGAAGGTTCGCTGGCCGGGGGAGTCTCCGCCGCCGTCGCCGTGCTGATGTCCCGGCTGGGCTAG
- a CDS encoding HAD family hydrolase yields the protein MTGDALTKDASHAPNRLRLAVVDMVGTTITDDGRTERAMSRALVDHGIDPGSTRFESMLGYARDTMGFSKMTVFNHLFEDPAVAESANKVFENTYDELIEDGGVRAIAGAEDAIQWMRESGMQVCLATGFGRHTQNMVLESLGWMGLADLSLCPSDAGRGRPYPDMILTAVLALDLDDVREVAVVGDTSSDMLSGVRSGASLVAGVLTGSHSEATLRAAGATVVVDSIKQLPLLVEKRAARHL from the coding sequence ATGACGGGGGACGCACTCACGAAGGACGCCAGCCACGCACCGAACCGGCTGAGGCTCGCTGTGGTGGATATGGTGGGCACCACCATTACGGACGACGGCCGGACTGAGCGGGCCATGTCCCGGGCGCTTGTTGACCACGGGATTGACCCGGGAAGCACTCGGTTCGAGAGCATGCTCGGCTATGCCAGGGACACCATGGGTTTCTCGAAAATGACTGTCTTCAACCACCTCTTCGAGGACCCTGCCGTGGCAGAAAGTGCCAATAAAGTCTTCGAGAACACCTATGACGAGCTCATTGAAGACGGCGGTGTCCGCGCCATTGCCGGTGCGGAGGATGCCATTCAGTGGATGCGTGAGTCCGGCATGCAGGTTTGCCTGGCCACGGGATTCGGCCGGCATACCCAGAACATGGTGCTGGAATCGCTCGGGTGGATGGGGCTGGCGGACCTTAGCCTGTGCCCGTCCGATGCTGGACGTGGACGGCCTTACCCGGACATGATCCTTACGGCGGTGCTCGCCCTTGACCTCGACGACGTACGGGAGGTGGCCGTGGTGGGCGACACCAGCTCGGACATGCTCTCGGGGGTTCGTTCGGGAGCATCCCTCGTGGCGGGTGTCCTCACCGGGTCCCATTCCGAGGCGACGCTACGCGCGGCCGGAGCCACCGTCGTCGTGGATTCCATTAAGCAGCTCCCGCTCCTGGTGGAGAAGCGCGCAGCCAGGCACCTCTAG
- a CDS encoding DUF5058 family protein, with protein MHQPLALQPLAPNDSTDIMAIANNPVLWICVAGVFGVIIIQSLIFMKAARRAAPSVDMSAQDIKTSFRSGAVSAIGPSLAVSLVAIALLGLFGAPAVLSRIGLIGSAAYDVSAAGIAAGSMGAKLGDASYTQSVFAVAFFAMSIGGAMWMLATLILTPLLRKGDAKIRSVNPAAMAIVPAAALIGAFSCLGLTELPKSGIHVLSFVVSAAVMGTCLLLAKKLGKSWLREWGLGISIVIGLGAALLAVGPAVGA; from the coding sequence ATGCACCAACCCCTGGCTCTTCAACCGCTCGCACCCAACGACTCAACCGACATCATGGCCATCGCCAACAATCCCGTCCTGTGGATCTGCGTGGCGGGCGTCTTCGGCGTGATCATCATTCAGTCCCTCATCTTCATGAAAGCCGCGCGGCGGGCCGCTCCCTCCGTGGACATGAGTGCGCAGGACATCAAGACCTCGTTCCGCTCCGGCGCCGTCTCGGCCATCGGTCCCTCCCTGGCGGTCTCGCTGGTGGCCATTGCTTTGCTGGGTCTCTTCGGGGCGCCGGCTGTGTTGTCCAGGATCGGCCTGATCGGTTCAGCTGCCTACGATGTTTCGGCCGCCGGTATCGCGGCAGGTTCCATGGGGGCCAAGCTCGGCGACGCCAGCTACACGCAAAGTGTCTTCGCGGTGGCGTTCTTCGCCATGAGCATTGGCGGTGCGATGTGGATGCTTGCCACCTTGATCCTGACCCCACTGCTGCGCAAGGGTGACGCCAAGATCCGCTCGGTGAACCCGGCAGCCATGGCGATCGTCCCTGCTGCGGCATTGATCGGTGCCTTCTCTTGCCTAGGGCTCACCGAGCTGCCCAAATCGGGAATCCACGTGCTGTCCTTCGTGGTCTCCGCAGCGGTCATGGGCACATGCCTGTTGCTGGCCAAGAAACTCGGCAAGAGCTGGTTGCGTGAATGGGGGCTCGGAATCTCGATCGTCATTGGCCTGGGTGCCGCATTGCTTGCTGTCGGACCGGCCGTCGGCGCCTAA
- a CDS encoding trans-sulfuration enzyme family protein has protein sequence MSLSDQHAADLSPETVVVAAGRPDRAHDEPVNPPIVLSSTYFGTGSLGDGDRGYGRYANPTWDPFEDALAKLEGATLPGLIYASGLAAVSSALSLVPAGGVVVMPSHSYAGSLVMATELAEKGFLELRTVDITDTDAVKAFINPEQGKKADLLWLESPTNPMLGIADIRALTDAAHAVGAIVVTDNTFSTPLVQQPLSLGSDVVLHSVTKYLAGHSDVVLGALVTSNPELRATLLHHRIIHGGIAGPFEAWLALRGLRTLALRIERSQASAATLAERLSSHPRVETIRYPGLPSDPGHERAKVQMKGFGSILCIQIAGDEQRSGADAADELVRALQLWLPATSLGGVESLIERRRRHSAEPLSVPENLVRLSVGIENVEDLWSDLEQALKSLDG, from the coding sequence ATGAGCCTTTCCGATCAGCATGCCGCCGATTTGTCTCCGGAAACCGTTGTAGTTGCAGCCGGCCGCCCAGACCGCGCCCACGACGAGCCCGTCAACCCGCCCATCGTCCTGTCCTCCACATACTTCGGAACAGGTTCATTAGGCGATGGAGATCGCGGTTACGGGCGCTATGCGAACCCCACCTGGGATCCTTTCGAGGATGCGCTGGCCAAACTGGAAGGCGCCACCCTGCCCGGACTGATCTACGCCTCCGGCCTGGCGGCAGTCAGCTCAGCGTTGTCCCTGGTTCCCGCGGGCGGTGTGGTGGTGATGCCCTCGCACAGTTACGCAGGTTCCCTGGTCATGGCCACTGAACTGGCAGAGAAGGGGTTCCTGGAACTTCGCACCGTGGACATCACGGACACGGACGCCGTCAAGGCCTTCATCAACCCCGAGCAGGGTAAGAAGGCAGATCTGCTCTGGCTCGAAAGCCCCACCAACCCGATGCTCGGCATCGCCGACATCCGCGCACTGACTGACGCCGCCCACGCAGTGGGCGCCATCGTGGTCACGGACAATACTTTCTCCACGCCTTTGGTGCAGCAGCCCCTCAGTCTGGGGTCCGACGTCGTGCTCCACTCAGTGACCAAATACCTGGCGGGGCATTCGGACGTGGTCCTCGGCGCCCTCGTCACGTCCAATCCGGAGCTGCGGGCCACACTGCTGCATCACCGCATCATCCACGGCGGCATCGCCGGACCCTTCGAGGCCTGGCTGGCACTGCGCGGCCTCCGCACCTTGGCGCTGCGGATTGAGCGCTCGCAGGCCTCAGCGGCAACCCTCGCTGAACGCCTCAGCAGCCACCCCCGCGTCGAAACCATCCGCTATCCGGGCCTTCCCAGCGATCCCGGACACGAGCGCGCCAAGGTACAGATGAAGGGTTTCGGGTCCATCCTCTGCATCCAGATCGCTGGAGACGAACAGCGCAGCGGTGCCGACGCCGCCGACGAACTGGTCCGCGCGCTGCAGCTTTGGCTGCCTGCAACATCCCTGGGTGGGGTGGAGTCCCTGATTGAACGCCGACGCCGGCACTCGGCTGAGCCGCTCAGCGTTCCGGAGAATCTGGTCCGGTTGAGCGTGGGGATCGAGAACGTGGAAGACCTCTGGTCCGACCTTGAGCAAGCGCTGAAGTCGCTGGACGGCTAG
- a CDS encoding DNA polymerase III subunit delta' — protein sequence MSVWDDLQGQAPVVAQLKQAAQGDTGLTHAWLFTGPPGSGRSNAAKAFAAALNCEQDDVTMRGCGQCAACHTILGETHSDVTFVRTEKVTITIDEARELVSKAGDRPATGRWRIIVVEDADRMAERTTNVLLKAIEEPTPRTIWMLCAPSPADVLVTIRSRCRPVSLRLPPASDVADLLVRRDGVERQLADRAARAAQSHIGIARRLARDADARQRRLDTVRIPLGLRGVTAAVMMAEKLVKIATEEANSSNDERDAAEKIALLASLGAPESGTLPPSMRSQVRQLEDDQKRRAKRSITDSLDRTLTDLLSFYRDVLIIQLGNAVELVNVELKSELEDYAGHSTPETTLARMDAINKARVRITTTNVAPLLAVESMATSLIQQ from the coding sequence GTGAGCGTCTGGGACGACCTTCAAGGCCAGGCGCCGGTGGTTGCCCAGCTCAAGCAGGCGGCGCAGGGAGACACCGGACTGACCCATGCGTGGCTCTTCACCGGGCCGCCGGGATCGGGCCGTTCAAACGCAGCCAAAGCCTTCGCCGCTGCCTTGAACTGCGAGCAGGACGACGTCACCATGCGCGGCTGTGGCCAGTGCGCGGCATGCCACACGATCCTCGGTGAAACCCACTCGGATGTGACGTTCGTGCGAACGGAAAAAGTCACCATCACCATTGATGAAGCCCGTGAACTCGTCTCCAAAGCCGGAGACCGGCCAGCTACGGGACGGTGGCGGATCATTGTGGTGGAGGATGCCGACCGCATGGCCGAGCGCACCACCAACGTCCTGCTCAAGGCCATTGAGGAACCCACCCCCAGGACCATCTGGATGCTGTGTGCCCCCTCCCCCGCCGATGTCCTGGTCACCATCCGTTCAAGATGCCGCCCTGTGAGCCTGCGGTTGCCGCCGGCCTCTGACGTTGCTGACCTGTTGGTGAGACGCGACGGCGTCGAACGCCAACTCGCAGACCGTGCGGCGCGTGCGGCGCAAAGCCATATAGGGATCGCCCGCCGGTTGGCCCGCGACGCCGATGCGCGGCAGCGCAGGTTGGATACGGTTCGGATACCGCTTGGTCTGCGAGGCGTTACCGCTGCCGTGATGATGGCCGAAAAGTTGGTCAAAATTGCTACCGAGGAAGCCAACAGCTCCAACGACGAACGCGACGCCGCGGAGAAGATCGCACTGCTCGCGAGCCTGGGCGCTCCCGAATCCGGGACGCTCCCACCCTCCATGCGCAGCCAGGTCAGGCAGCTTGAGGACGACCAGAAACGGCGTGCCAAACGCTCCATCACTGACTCGCTGGACCGGACGCTGACGGATCTGCTGTCCTTCTACCGGGACGTCCTGATCATCCAGTTGGGGAACGCTGTGGAACTGGTCAACGTTGAACTCAAGAGCGAACTGGAAGACTACGCAGGCCATTCAACGCCCGAAACCACCCTGGCCCGAATGGACGCCATCAACAAAGCCCGTGTCCGAATTACCACCACCAACGTGGCGCCGCTGTTGGCGGTCGAGTCCATGGCCACGAGCCTCATCCAGCAATAG
- a CDS encoding formylglycine-generating enzyme family protein, with protein sequence MNALDLVSIPPGEIELRDARSRGKRLVALEPFSLGSIPVMASQWASVKGGAKGQDVPGKRDGSAPKHPVTWFDAIRWCNKASEAAGLTPAYSVHHRDIVWYPEADGYRLPTEAEWEWACRAGTTTPRYGELADIAWTAADEVEGPQEVAGKAPNGFGLFDMLGNVWEWCWDYADTARYGDYRSLRGGGWADPAWSCRASVRRGSAPDAVLEDVGFRVARGAVGTTGEQQAQGWSAVEDWQRAQIRGPLPLGWTPNRELRRPGAP encoded by the coding sequence GTGAACGCCCTTGACCTCGTTTCCATCCCGCCGGGAGAAATAGAGCTGCGTGATGCCCGATCCCGGGGCAAGCGCTTGGTTGCCCTTGAGCCATTCTCGCTGGGGAGCATCCCCGTGATGGCGTCGCAATGGGCGTCTGTAAAAGGCGGTGCCAAGGGCCAGGACGTGCCCGGGAAGAGGGATGGCAGTGCCCCGAAGCACCCCGTGACCTGGTTCGACGCCATACGGTGGTGCAACAAAGCATCCGAGGCCGCCGGACTAACGCCGGCCTATTCAGTTCACCACCGAGACATCGTCTGGTACCCAGAGGCCGACGGTTACCGGCTGCCCACCGAAGCCGAATGGGAGTGGGCGTGCCGCGCAGGTACAACCACTCCTCGGTATGGAGAGCTGGCGGACATTGCGTGGACAGCCGCGGACGAGGTAGAAGGTCCTCAGGAAGTTGCCGGCAAAGCTCCCAACGGCTTCGGCCTGTTCGACATGCTCGGCAATGTCTGGGAGTGGTGCTGGGACTATGCGGACACCGCCCGGTACGGCGATTACCGCAGCTTACGGGGCGGTGGTTGGGCCGATCCCGCTTGGAGTTGCCGGGCGTCGGTCCGTCGGGGGAGCGCCCCGGACGCCGTTTTGGAAGACGTGGGCTTCCGGGTGGCCCGCGGAGCGGTGGGAACAACAGGCGAGCAGCAGGCGCAAGGCTGGTCCGCCGTCGAGGATTGGCAGCGGGCGCAAATCCGTGGTCCTTTGCCCCTGGGCTGGACGCCGAACCGTGAGCTGAGGAGACCCGGAGCCCCCTAG
- the tmk gene encoding dTMP kinase, whose product MSIKSPGLFIAFEGGDGAGKSTQAARLSATLESRGLSVLRTREPGGTPIGEKLRSLVLDHGHGTIDARTEALMFAAARAAHASQVIRPALADGTVVITDRYIDSSVAYQGAGRGLGADGVLSLNEWATEGLHPDLTVLLDVDPSDGRRRRTAGDATEDRLESEPDDFHSAIRHAFLDLAAAAPSSYLVLPANADRETLASRILERVESLLVSGGAPVTAASQKAETVPGDRP is encoded by the coding sequence GTGAGTATTAAGAGCCCAGGCCTTTTCATCGCCTTCGAAGGCGGGGACGGAGCGGGCAAGTCCACCCAGGCCGCCCGGCTCTCTGCCACCCTTGAGTCACGGGGGCTCTCTGTGCTGCGCACCCGCGAACCCGGTGGCACCCCCATCGGTGAGAAATTGCGTTCCCTGGTCCTGGACCACGGGCACGGCACCATCGATGCCCGCACGGAGGCCCTCATGTTCGCGGCCGCCCGCGCCGCCCATGCCAGCCAGGTGATCCGGCCTGCGCTTGCCGACGGGACAGTAGTCATCACGGACCGCTATATCGATTCCTCTGTCGCCTATCAAGGTGCCGGGCGCGGCCTCGGCGCCGACGGCGTTTTATCACTCAATGAGTGGGCCACCGAAGGCCTCCATCCGGACCTGACAGTGCTGCTCGACGTCGACCCCTCCGATGGTCGCCGGCGCCGCACCGCCGGGGACGCCACCGAGGATAGGCTGGAGTCCGAGCCTGACGATTTCCATTCCGCCATCCGGCACGCTTTCCTGGACCTCGCAGCTGCTGCGCCCTCCAGCTATCTGGTGCTGCCCGCAAATGCCGATCGTGAAACTTTGGCGTCCCGGATCCTCGAGCGGGTGGAGTCGCTGCTGGTTTCCGGCGGCGCGCCTGTGACCGCTGCGTCGCAGAAGGCCGAAACTGTTCCGGGCGACCGTCCGTGA